Below is a window of Nicotiana tabacum cultivar K326 chromosome 19, ASM71507v2, whole genome shotgun sequence DNA.
TTTCTGTTCCAACAATGTGAAGGGTCCCTCGAGCGGGTACAATGCAATGAATGAAGGGTAATTGAGATCGGCTGATGGATTTGAGCAGTTGTGGTTGTCTGATGATCTTGCAATTGTCTTGAATTGCTCTTCGGTAAAATTCAGAGAGCATAGAAGATTTACGTAATCTTGTGGAGTAGCATCGTATACTAGGCCAGGATCAAGCGCTCTGTTGGGATCAACGTGTCCTGCTCCCATGTCTAGGGGTGTGGCGGCCTTGTTAATGTCCGAGTCTTTAATAGGTTTTCGGGTATTATCCAAAGGATCTGCTGTGGTCATCATGGCAGAGCGAATAGCTGAAGGACTCCATTCAGGATGCGCGCCTTTGAGCATCGCTGCAATTCCAGCTGCATGTGGTGCAGCCATGGATGTGCCTGATTCAAGAATATAATCAGTGGATAATTCTATGTTCGCCCCAATACTCGTGGCAAATACGTTTGGTGGATATGCTGCAAGAATTAGTACCCCTGGTGCCAATATATCTGGCTTCGCAATTCCCAAGTAGCTTCTGGAGGGGCCTCGTGCCGAGGATGCAGCAACAACTGGTGCTGGCTTTGCATCCAGATACGTCTCTTGGAACGTGATGCTGGCTGTGGGATCGACAGTATTTTTTACATAATTGATGACTTGTTTCCCTTCCTTTTTGTTAATTACGACTCCAGGGTTGGGAAATGTAGCAGACCTGAATACTCCTGGATCCTCAGAAATAAAGATGCCTGCTTTAACTCTTGCTCGAGTGACAATACGCATTTGATCAGAGAAATCCCCATTATCTTCACATATAATGATGGTACGTTCCGGATCAGATAGTTGTGATAATAATTCTTCCGAATTGCAATCAGCTAGAGTCTTGTTGTAAATCACTGTTGAATCCTTAACAATGGCTCTTGCAGGAAACAAGCTCCACCCTCTAATTTTTAAGCCATTGCCCAAAGTCAAAGTACCTGCAAACGTCCTGTCAGTGTGGCCTGATGCCACGCACAAGATCCATGGAGATCCGTTGTTTAAACTTCCAATCCCCGGGCCTCGATTTCCAGCTGAAGCAGAAACTAGCACTCCCTTCATCATAGCGCCAAAAGAAGCGATGGATATAGAATCCTCATACAAGGGAATGAAACGGAACCCATAAGAAATGGATATCATATCAACACCGTCCGCCACAGCTTGGTCCATAGCAGCAATTAAATCTGAAGTAAAAGTTCCTTCATTAAAGCTAAACTTGTACACAGCTAGCCTAGCTCGTGGCGCGACTCCTCTTGCTGTTCCTGGTGCATATCCAAAATGGGAAACACCTTTGGCGAAATTCCCACCAGCAATGGAAGCAACGTGTGTACCATGACCATCAGTATCCCTGGCAGAATTCATGGAAATGTTCACAGTTGGATCATTAGCCAAAATTCCCTTATTGAAGTAATTAGCACCAATGAGTTTTCTGTTACACAATGAAGTGTTAAACTGTGTGCCGGACTTGCAAATTCCTTTCCACCTTTTGGGGACTTCAGGCATACCATCATCTCGAAAACTCGCAGATTCAGGCCAGATGCCAGAGTCAAGAACACCAATGATCACATCTTGGCCTAAACCAGAAGCAGGCCATAGCCCAGATGAAGGATTGAGCTTGAGGAAATCAGATGTGTGGGTAGTTTGAGGTTCCACAGTTCTATCTTTGTAAGCTGAAACAAAACCAGGTAACTTCTTCAAAGCTTCTAGTTCATCCTGTGACAAAACAGCACTGAAGCCATGAAATACATAGTCATAAGAGTAAACAAGTTTTGGAGCAGAGTGGAATCTGTCTACTGATGAAGGAACTGCAGCTTTAATGGAATCAATAGTGGAAGAATGCCAATGATGGTGATCAGCAAAGATATTAGGCATTAAGGATTTGTCCAAATGGACAATGTAAGTGGATCTTTGTGCTGTCGCTAACAAACAGAAGACATGAGCAGAAAGAAACcatgaaaggaaaagaagatgaaAATAAGGCAACCCCATCTTAGATCTTTGTGTTGACTACACACTACACTTCTTAAGCCACCACAGATTCAAGTGATTTTATAGGATTATGCAAGCAGCATTTGGTTCTTGCAATAATCTATATTGCTATTCAAGTAgggaatgaaatgagctaaaaAGGGTACTAAAGTATAGTAAAGAAAGGCGGCTAAGCTTTGGGTATAAGTGAAATGAACCTATAAAGTATCAGCTTGTATAGATGTCTGGTTCTTCTCACTGGTTGGAAAGAACCAATAATGTCAATTTGCAAACATGGCCCCACTTGTTATCCATTGAATATGTTATTTACTACTATATGATTTCTTGTTttcttaaatattattttaatgatCTTGTGAGGCCAGATAAGAAAGAATTATGATAAACTAAGTCAAATGTAATCTCttttaagcaaaagaaaagtcAATAATGAAAGGTGTTGCTTTCACTCTTTATCCATTATCAAATATTCCATGTTAGGATATGCTCCTTTAGCTTCTGGATAATGTAATCTAACCTAGATCTGATCACAAGGTCCAGACTTGCCCACTTGCTAATGAGTCAGCTACTGACATTAAAAGCATTTCTTTATTTAGAGATCTAATCAAAGGAGGATTGAAAAGATTAGAAAAGAGAACACGACAGAACTTAAAATTCTTAGGTGGAGAAtaataaattctttaaatttcgTAGCAAATGCAAGCAATTCGTATGGATTTTCCCTATTTTTTACCTCTTATTTCACGAATAGGAATTTCATATTTCATCATCAGTTGAATAGTATTTAAGAATTAAATGAGAAAAAATTATAATTCCTAGCAGGGAAAGAGATTGAGTTTTCTCccatcttttcttttatttttttttactttgtatAAGTAATTTTTTTATCGTCTATATTTCCATATAGAGATTTCTGAAAGTCAGTATCCGATTACTTTTCCTGATACCTGTTCcccatttggtaaaatttgtTGGGGCATTAATAGTGGAGGGGAATAGTAGTATTGTCTCTTGATAGTTAGTGGtaaaattttatttgtatatgatTGTTTGCATTAAACCAGACTGAATTACCATGATTGACATAAATTGAAGTCAGAatgtatattaattaattacttatGATTTAGTGATAATAGTGTAAGTCAACATATGTGTCATGTATTTATTGGTTTAAtataaacaccatatgcaaataAGTTTTTACCGACAACGAATATTCCGGCTCTCGCATTGATGAAGAACGTAATGAAATGTGATATTTGGTGTAAATTGTACAATCCCGTGAATTATCGATTCTTTAAATGTAATTTACACCCAAGCCATTAGGCAAAGAGCACGACTGCCTGTGCGTCACGCATCGGGGAAAATGCCATGGACCTTTTCCGTGGTCCCAAGTTTGATTAATGACTCAAAATCATGATTCATGTAATGCCACGTAATGGGGAGGGAGTGGCATATGGgttttttgagaaattttattttagGTGAGACTCACCCAACAATAGTTGTATAAGGTCATTCTCTACTTTACAAGTATGGGATTCATTCGCGGACATTggattaatttaaataaataaagagaaaaagTGAATTTGGTGTTGATGTGGTTCCCACcttatatattcatattcaataaATAGAAAACTAAATAGATAGTATTACAAGAGAAATGGAGGGAAAGAAAAAATGTGGAAGCCATTTTCCCTCCTTAATTACCATCA
It encodes the following:
- the LOC107780631 gene encoding subtilisin-like protease SBT3, which gives rise to MGLPYFHLLFLSWFLSAHVFCLLATAQRSTYIVHLDKSLMPNIFADHHHWHSSTIDSIKAAVPSSVDRFHSAPKLVYSYDYVFHGFSAVLSQDELEALKKLPGFVSAYKDRTVEPQTTHTSDFLKLNPSSGLWPASGLGQDVIIGVLDSGIWPESASFRDDGMPEVPKRWKGICKSGTQFNTSLCNRKLIGANYFNKGILANDPTVNISMNSARDTDGHGTHVASIAGGNFAKGVSHFGYAPGTARGVAPRARLAVYKFSFNEGTFTSDLIAAMDQAVADGVDMISISYGFRFIPLYEDSISIASFGAMMKGVLVSASAGNRGPGIGSLNNGSPWILCVASGHTDRTFAGTLTLGNGLKIRGWSLFPARAIVKDSTVIYNKTLADCNSEELLSQLSDPERTIIICEDNGDFSDQMRIVTRARVKAGIFISEDPGVFRSATFPNPGVVINKKEGKQVINYVKNTVDPTASITFQETYLDAKPAPVVAASSARGPSRSYLGIAKPDILAPGVLILAAYPPNVFATSIGANIELSTDYILESGTSMAAPHAAGIAAMLKGAHPEWSPSAIRSAMMTTADPLDNTRKPIKDSDINKAATPLDMGAGHVDPNRALDPGLVYDATPQDYVNLLCSLNFTEEQFKTIARSSDNHNCSNPSADLNYPSFIALYPLEGPFTLLEQKFRRTVTNVGQGAATYKAKLKAPKNSTVSVSPQTLVFKKKNEKQSYTLTIRYLGDEGQSRNVGSITWVEENGNHSVRSPIVTSPIIEIWS